The Stutzerimonas stutzeri genome segment GCTGACGCCATCGATGACGTCGGTGAAGGTGTTGCTGGCGCTGGTCAACTCGATGCCGCCTGCGCCGTAGCTACCGCCCAGACGAACCATCGCATCCTGGGCGCTGGACAGTTGCGTCGTGGTGGCCGCCGCATTGCCGGTCATGCCGAGCGTGAAGGCATTGGCGGCGCCGGTTTGCTCGCTGCTGACCACCAGGCTGACCGCGCCATTGCTGCGCACCAGGGTCGCTTGCACGCCGAGCCCGGCGTCATTGATCGCCGTGGCGGCATCGCCCAGCGTGGCGTACTGGCTCAGGTCGAAGGCCTGGGCATTCAGCGTCAGGGTGCCGCTCAGGCTGCCATCGACCAGGCCCTGTACCGCCACCTGCTGCTTGCTGGCCAGGCGCTCGACGAAGAAGTCATAGGTGCCGGCCTTGGCCGTGGTACCCACGCTCGCCGTGGCGTAACCCTCCTGGCTGAAGGTCGCGCTGTTGGTCAGCATGCTCGAGGTGCTGCTGTTGAGCTTGGTGATGGCCGACTTGAAGGTCGTCATCGACGTGCGCAGCGAACTCAGCGCATCACGCTGGGCCTTGTAGCGGGCTTCGTTGCGGTTAAGCCGATCCAGCGAAGACTGAACCTCGTAGGTCGCCAACTGCGTCGACATCTGCTGTACGTAATCGGAATTTATAGCCATCACCATCCCCTCTTGATGTTTGTAGAGCAGTTTGCATGCCAGGTGCCAAGGGCCCGTACTACGGGGCTTGGAGCAAGCCGCATGCAGAAAAAAGGCTTCCGCAACGCGACACGACGAGGAAACGGGGAAGCGCCGTTTCCGCCTCGAGCGATGGCGGAACATCTGTCTGTAAAGGCGACATCAGCGGCGGGTGAGTTAAAGCGGGCAGCTCAAAGGATTAATGCTTGCCAGGCGCGTGCGGTCATTGCCAGGCACGCGAGGCCCGGGGCAATACGCGCCGGCGGCGCGCTACGCCAGACAACGGCGTGAGTCACCACTGCCGGGCGGTGTGCGAAGTCGAGGCGGGGAAAGACGGTGGCGACACCGCGGCAGCCTGGGCTCGCGGGACGCGTAGGGGGTAGCGCCTGGCCTCAGTAGGCCTGCGGCGAGTAGAGCCGAGCGTCCTGCCCGCCGGCGAGCAGCTGCTGCAGGATGTCGTGGTGCATGGCGAGCAGCTTGCCGTTGTGCTCGTTGAACTGCTGGCATTGCACGGCAAGGTCACCGAGCTGGCGCCAGTGCTGCTGCAAGGACTCGCCGCGCTCACCCGTGCAGCTGGCCAGCAAACGGCGCATGCCCACGCCTGAGGTTTCCAGGCGGAACGCCGCCAACACCTTGCTGCGACGCTGGGCGCGGGCGGCAATGGCTTCGACGCGAACGGTGATCTGCAGATTGATCCGGTCGATTTCCGCGACATCGCGCTCGAGCAGACGGCCGTACAGTTCCTGCATCAGCTCGCGCAGCGCAAGGTAATCCCCGCAGTCCTGCTGGAGATCGTCATCGACGACGGCCAGCAGCCTGTCGCGCTGGCTCACGCATCGTTCCCGCGGTGGAAGCTGAGCATGCTGCTGGCCAGCTCGCCGACGTCGGTGGAGATCTCGCCGCGCTGCAGCGCTTGCTTGATGGCCGCCACGCGATCCAGATCGATCTCGGGCATGGCACGCAACGCATCGTGCATCTGCTCCAGCGGCAGGCTGGCGGCCGGGCGGGCAGCAGGCTGGGCGGTAGGACGCGCGCTGGCCGGCCGCGCCGTGGCGGTCTCGGTGGGCATTGCGATGGCGGGCTTGAATTGCCGGCTGATTTCCATGATTTCGTTCCAACTCGGTGGTTACTGCCAAACAAGCGACCGCTCAGGCGCAAACCTTAAATATTTTTTTGCCGGAGCTGACAGGCGGGCCGTATTTGGCCGGTCCTGCGGTGGCACGCTCAAGTCCGCCCCCTCACCCCAACCCTCTCCCCGCAAGCGGGGCGAGGGGGCTGGCCGTGCGGGTTTGGGGCATGGGTGGGGCGCCTGTGGTGCTCTTTTTCCAACGTCGCCGCCTTCAAGCTCACCCCTCATCCCGGCCCTCTCCCCGCAAGCGGGGCGAGGGAGCTGACCGTGCGGGTTGGGGGCATCGGCGGGGCGTCCGTGGTGTCTTCTTCATCGTCGCCGCTTTCAAGCACGCCCCTCACCCCAACCCTCTCCCCGCAAGCGGGGCGAGGGAGCTGGCCGTGCGGGGTTGGGGTATTGGCGGGGCGTCTGTGGCGTCTTTTTCCAACATCGCAGCCTTCAAGCACGCCCCTCACCCCGGCCCTCTCCCCGCAAGCGGGGCGAGGGGGCCGGCCGTGCGGGGTTGGGGTATTGGCGGGGCGTCTGTGGTGTTTTTTTTCATCGTCGCCGGTTTCAAGCTCGCCACCTCACCCCAACCCTCTCCCCGCAAGCGGGGCGAGGGGGCTGGCCGCGCGGGTTTGGGGTATTGGCGGGGCGTCTGTGGTGCTCTTTTTCCAACGTCGCCGCTTTCAAGCACGCCCCTCACCCCGGCCCTCTCCCCGCAAGCGGGGTGAGGGCGCCGGCCGTGCGGGGTTGGGGTATTGGCGGGGCGTCTGTGGTGTCTTTTTTCAACGTCGCCGCTTTCAAGGCGATTTCGGCTGCTTTTGCCCGACCTTCGCCGGGCCTCGGCAGCCGGCTCTCACTCCGCCGTCACGCCGGACAGGCCCCCTCGCCCCTCTGGGGAGAGGGCTGGGGTGAGGGGGCGGAGCCAAGCGAACACCCGACACAACCCCTCACGCCGTCTGATTCCGCCACCAGCTCTGTGCGGCCAGGCCGTCCTGGATCTTCTGTTCCTGCGCCGTCAGCAGTTGCTGCCATTGCTGCATCTTCGCCTCGATCACGTGTTCGACCACCTTCTCGCTGCGCATGGCCTGCAGCAGCTCCTG includes the following:
- the fliD gene encoding flagellar filament capping protein FliD, producing MAINSDYVQQMSTQLATYEVQSSLDRLNRNEARYKAQRDALSSLRTSMTTFKSAITKLNSSTSSMLTNSATFSQEGYATASVGTTAKAGTYDFFVERLASKQQVAVQGLVDGSLSGTLTLNAQAFDLSQYATLGDAATAINDAGLGVQATLVRSNGAVSLVVSSEQTGAANAFTLGMTGNAAATTTQLSSAQDAMVRLGGSYGAGGIELTSASNTFTDVIDGVSLTVSKTHAAGDTPLTVTVGQDKAGTQAKAQTFIDAFNALMTSFDSLTASGGDSAKRGALAGDSSVRAIESRLNGLLRADFGGKSLIEFGISADRNGKLTIDAKRFEAAVASDPAGFEELFTGTDKLLDSMDKTVASYTSSTNGLLKNRMDTLDMSLRRIDEQFEALQQQYDTHYSRYLRQFTTMMQTMQSMEQTSGMFSMPTSSQANGLFS
- the flgN gene encoding flagellar export chaperone FlgN; its protein translation is MSQRDRLLAVVDDDLQQDCGDYLALRELMQELYGRLLERDVAEIDRINLQITVRVEAIAARAQRRSKVLAAFRLETSGVGMRRLLASCTGERGESLQQHWRQLGDLAVQCQQFNEHNGKLLAMHHDILQQLLAGGQDARLYSPQAY
- the flgM gene encoding flagellar biosynthesis anti-sigma factor FlgM, with protein sequence MEISRQFKPAIAMPTETATARPASARPTAQPAARPAASLPLEQMHDALRAMPEIDLDRVAAIKQALQRGEISTDVGELASSMLSFHRGNDA